The DNA window TTAAGTCCAAATTTACTTGCAATTCAAAATCCGTGCGCAAGATAGAGCGGTCTGTCTTAAAATTGGCCGGACACCCATCGGTTCGAAACGCCGGATTAGATTTTTATATCACCGAGCGTCAAATATTACTTCTAATTATCTTATCCACGCTGATAATTCTATCGGTTAGCTTTGGTATTCTAACGCCATCCAGAGCGGCTGCCCCAGAATTTAGCGGAACCAATGATATCGTAACACGATAAATATTCTCAATTTATCGTATTTTACCTGCCATTTAAAATGGGGGTTGCGGTTGGAGTATGCGTGACTGTAGGAGTTGGAGTGGATGTATGAGTAACCGTCGGAGTTGGGGTTTTTGTTGGGGAAGTAGCTGCCACCGGGTTAATAACTGCTTTGAAGGCCTTGATATCACCTAACGCCGCCACAGCATCGGCTCTAAACGCTTTTAAATCTGCAGTAACTGCGGCAATAGCGGTGGCAGAGGTACTAGTAGATTTAATATCAATTTTAGCCAAGTCGGTTTTTGCCAGATTTAAATTCGTATTTGCGTCAGCTACCTGTTTCTGATAATCAACTAACGTGGCGGATAAAGCGGTGGTATCAGTACCCGCAGCTTTCTGTGTAGCTATGGTGTTTTGCAGCCGAACGGTCATGGCATTGAGTAAGGCGTAAGTATTTTGTGCTCGATCAACCGCCGCCGATAAATGTAACTGAGGCATTCGCACCAAATATATATGATAATTATCGTAAATGCTTAGTACGTTTGTTTTGGTGGTGGCCAAATCGGTCCCAGCATCAATTTGGCTTTTAAGAGTTGTTAAAGTATTAATATCAGTCTGCGCAATTTGTCTAAGCTCTGTTGATTGAGCTGCGCTTAATCCGGTTAAGTCTTTGTTTATATATCCGTTTAAAGTTGCAATGCGTTGATCAATCAGTTTATCGCCCAGAGTCTGTAATTTAGCTAATTTGTTAGCTGTATTTGCAGATTTGTACGCAGCCAGTGCCTGATCGGCCGTTGCGGACGAGGTAGCAGCCGGGGATGAAGAAGCAGTAGAGGTTGATGGTGAAAAAGTTGACGTTGTTCGCGCCGCTGTAGCGGAGGCGGTACCGATAGTCAAAATGTTTAGTAATAACAGTAAAAATATTTTTTTCATTCTTGCCTCTTATAAACTTGGCTGATTTTCGGATGGCTGCGTTCCGGCAGCTGAAATCGAGCTATCCATTGTAGTAATGCTATTTGTTACAGATGTTGAGGCACTATCCAAATCTGTAGCAGTTACGGGTGCAGTGGAAACTGGCGTAGCGACAGCCGGAGATGCAGTTGAAGAAGCTGAAGAAGTTGAAGAAGTTGTGCTCGCAGATACGCTCGGCGCTGCAACAGGTGAATTAACTGAAATATTCGCAGATTCGCTGTTATTTTGATTGGTTAAATAATACGCGATAAAACCCGACCCCGCTACAATAATTAACCCCAGTACCCACCACAAAATGGCATGGCTTTTATGTTGTTCAGGCATTTTTCTCCTTTGGCTTGTAACTTAATTCTATTTAAAAACACCCCTCTTGTCCATCCTCTCTCCGAGTCTATCGGCTCGTAGAGTCGGAGACCATCCCCTATCATCTATCATCTGAAATGTTGACAACCGCCGAAACAAGTATAAATTAGAACCAAAGGTACTAATTTGAATAATAAAGAAAAAATCCTACAATTTGCGGCTAGCGAGATGTCCAGATTGGGCTTTAATGCAGTATCAATGGATATGATTGTTGAAAAAACCGGCATTGCCAAAAGCAATGCTTATTATCACTATCAAAATAAAGAGGATTTAGGGATAGACGTCCTAAATTTTTGGGCAGGAATTTGGCGCGAATTTTGTGAAGTTACCATCAGCAACAAATCGCTTGAATTCGATATGAAATTTGAGCAGTTTTTTGACCGGATAATTTTATACCAAACCAAAGCCCACTTTCCCGGCCCCCCGTTACTACAAATTGCCGGAGAAATGCAAAATGCACGCGCCAAAGAGATTTATCAAGAAACGTACCGATTTTACTATACGTCTTGTGCGAATTTTATCCTATTAGGGCAGCAAAAAGGTGTGATTAAACG is part of the Patescibacteria group bacterium genome and encodes:
- a CDS encoding TetR/AcrR family transcriptional regulator; the protein is MNNKEKILQFAASEMSRLGFNAVSMDMIVEKTGIAKSNAYYHYQNKEDLGIDVLNFWAGIWREFCEVTISNKSLEFDMKFEQFFDRIILYQTKAHFPGPPLLQIAGEMQNARAKEIYQETYRFYYTSCANFILLGQQKGVIKRNLNAELASSLLLNEIGGALMESRISQNAAPIIKAKHIIKSLIYA